A window of the Butyricimonas faecalis genome harbors these coding sequences:
- a CDS encoding DUF6549 family protein — protein MNRLNKTLLITVLLLGGILWLQHRRTIRLTEERDRFRMNNTALLSDVKRMRIDSATMAVDAKALKLTIDEYKEFRAEDAETIRRLGVKIRNLEAAARHEVEVKAPIDAAIRDTLIVRDTIPLLRQKVEMVTPHIHFSGLIEENRLKGDIKIPVTLNQAVWVEYKGWWFWKRVKAIRQAISSNNPHVEIRYSEYIRIR, from the coding sequence ATGAATAGACTTAACAAAACACTTCTGATAACCGTACTACTGCTCGGCGGTATCCTCTGGTTGCAGCACCGACGGACAATACGCCTCACGGAAGAACGAGACCGTTTCCGCATGAATAATACCGCCCTGCTTTCTGATGTGAAGCGGATGCGGATTGATTCAGCGACGATGGCCGTCGATGCCAAGGCACTGAAGCTGACCATAGACGAGTATAAGGAGTTTCGGGCCGAAGATGCCGAAACCATCAGGCGGCTCGGTGTGAAAATCAGGAATCTTGAAGCAGCGGCTCGGCATGAAGTCGAAGTGAAAGCTCCGATAGACGCCGCTATCCGTGATACACTCATTGTTCGTGATACCATTCCGCTACTGCGGCAGAAAGTGGAGATGGTTACGCCGCATATACACTTCAGCGGACTGATTGAAGAGAACCGTCTCAAAGGAGACATAAAGATACCCGTGACACTCAACCAGGCTGTATGGGTGGAATACAAAGGATGGTGGTTCTGGAAGAGGGTCAAAGCTATTCGTCAGGCCATATCCAGCAACAACCCGCATGTGGAAATTAGGTATTCGGAGTATATACGCATACGGTGA
- the fimD gene encoding fimbrial tip adhesin FimD, whose translation MKQLLYHIVFCCLTLLCLTACDKNDTLPVSGPEGDGNSIILDLASTSLPVTQATVDATGSEIAVDHLDVLIFREDGTKEWHERVNGSTGGSGKITLSAQRSGFTAREGYWVYLIANSTADAGVFEAETFNLAGLKGLMQEDERIHVTGLDVTGAPQTFLMDGIAYPKGTDEPATAAPVVLNNGREADDTELQVVLRRAAAKIVVKINKGKYVEFGDTPVGHEAGYYLRNMPYTTSVVPPEHMDEDHAGLRTPDLLGSGNYFNWTSNVITVTAYAYAHVWENASTLEKETRLIVNIPMTYTPHDETGPTGDAQFLESSYYQIPVSASKELKRNTCYKVEVTVNAPGGSNPSKPVELTEIAYSVYDWEKELINVGGEEDRPAYLTLNRYEMEMHNTQDDYATLQFASSSEVTSNIKEVYYIDKFGQKKILERNPETGRYGEKYTTGGWWPTTHWKNTCDIKVTPDENINGNIHVHSTVPENNTIRYIEFEITNNEGITRPVKVIQYPLEYITNIQSWYSYRDDFKNGDSKPTTYEYKGDRIVGVSYNSRNGNYSYHTSRGNGFWRSKVASRHNNDGSSEIDYYYYGNYANRPSTSSAETGNARMYHVRITASSGDYTLGRPRITNGYTDPGADNARLVSPSFMIASRLGFVNTSEGGVSWGQEYALEVARKHCNEYVEVYKDEQGKPVVLDDWRLPTTAELEIIMKYQGTKNEDADAIDYLLNADYYWSASERVRNSKGSSSGTSIRCIRDNFDKK comes from the coding sequence ATGAAACAACTATTATATCATATTGTTTTCTGTTGCTTGACGTTATTGTGTCTTACCGCCTGTGACAAGAATGACACCCTGCCCGTTTCCGGGCCGGAGGGAGACGGTAACAGTATCATACTCGACCTTGCATCCACATCGTTACCCGTAACCCAGGCAACCGTGGATGCTACCGGTTCGGAAATAGCGGTCGATCATCTCGATGTGCTGATTTTCAGGGAAGACGGAACGAAAGAATGGCACGAACGGGTAAATGGCAGTACCGGGGGCAGCGGTAAAATCACCCTGTCGGCCCAAAGAAGCGGTTTCACTGCGAGAGAGGGATACTGGGTATATCTGATAGCCAACAGTACAGCGGATGCCGGTGTCTTCGAAGCCGAAACTTTCAATCTGGCCGGTCTCAAAGGACTGATGCAGGAAGACGAACGTATCCATGTAACCGGACTGGACGTCACCGGTGCACCGCAGACATTCCTGATGGACGGTATAGCCTACCCGAAAGGGACGGACGAACCTGCAACCGCGGCACCGGTCGTGCTGAACAACGGAAGGGAAGCTGACGACACGGAACTGCAGGTGGTGCTGCGCCGTGCTGCGGCCAAGATTGTGGTCAAAATAAACAAGGGCAAATACGTGGAGTTCGGTGACACTCCGGTAGGTCATGAAGCAGGATACTACCTGCGTAACATGCCTTACACCACCTCTGTGGTACCACCCGAGCATATGGATGAAGACCATGCCGGACTGAGAACCCCCGACCTATTAGGCAGTGGTAATTATTTTAATTGGACCTCCAATGTAATTACCGTGACGGCCTATGCCTATGCCCATGTTTGGGAAAACGCAAGTACCCTGGAAAAGGAGACGCGCCTGATCGTAAACATCCCGATGACCTATACCCCTCATGATGAGACGGGTCCTACCGGAGACGCACAATTCTTGGAGAGCAGTTATTACCAGATTCCGGTCAGCGCGAGCAAGGAACTGAAGCGCAATACCTGCTACAAAGTCGAGGTTACGGTGAATGCACCTGGAGGCAGCAACCCGTCAAAGCCGGTTGAGTTGACAGAAATAGCATATTCGGTGTACGACTGGGAGAAAGAACTGATAAATGTCGGTGGTGAAGAAGACCGTCCGGCATACCTCACGCTGAACAGGTACGAGATGGAGATGCATAATACCCAAGATGATTACGCGACCCTGCAATTCGCATCTTCGTCGGAGGTTACCTCGAATATCAAGGAGGTATATTACATCGATAAGTTCGGGCAGAAAAAGATTTTGGAACGGAATCCGGAAACCGGTCGGTACGGGGAGAAATACACTACAGGAGGCTGGTGGCCGACGACACATTGGAAAAATACATGTGATATTAAAGTCACGCCGGATGAGAATATTAACGGAAATATTCATGTACATAGCACCGTACCCGAAAATAACACGATACGATACATCGAGTTCGAAATAACGAATAACGAAGGGATAACCCGTCCGGTGAAAGTAATCCAGTATCCGCTGGAATATATCACCAATATCCAAAGTTGGTATTCGTACCGCGATGACTTCAAAAACGGGGATTCTAAACCTACTACTTATGAATATAAAGGCGACCGTATCGTTGGGGTAAGTTATAATTCTCGAAATGGCAATTATAGCTATCATACAAGTCGCGGTAACGGATTCTGGCGTTCAAAGGTAGCAAGCAGGCATAATAATGACGGAAGTTCGGAAATCGATTACTACTACTATGGTAATTATGCTAATAGACCCAGTACGAGTTCGGCCGAGACTGGCAATGCCCGTATGTACCATGTTCGGATTACGGCATCGTCCGGTGATTATACATTGGGGCGCCCTCGTATAACCAACGGCTATACAGACCCGGGAGCGGACAATGCCCGACTGGTTTCCCCGTCATTTATGATTGCATCGCGTTTGGGCTTTGTGAATACTAGCGAAGGAGGGGTATCTTGGGGGCAAGAGTATGCATTGGAAGTAGCCAGAAAGCATTGTAATGAATATGTGGAGGTCTATAAAGACGAACAAGGAAAGCCGGTTGTCTTGGATGATTGGCGATTGCCCACGACTGCCGAATTGGAGATTATCATGAAATACCAGGGAACAAAAAATGAAGATGCCGATGCTATCGACTACTTGCTGAATGCCGATTATTATTGGAGTGCCAGTGAACGTGTCCGTAATAGCAAAGGCTCTTCTTCGGGAACTTCAATCCGCTGTATACGTGATAATTTTGATAAGAAATAA
- a CDS encoding 3'-5' exonuclease produces the protein MAPKTEQKIYVGIGLDFETGGLDCRECACTQIALQAVRFDTWQVFDRYQAYIAPYGKQDAGLPRRKVLRTRHEQAKEPEYVPMKYEQTALDYSAITMEMLRTQGVDMKKVAGEVIAFAKRSTLSKGYQCKPVLVGQNIAFDIGFLQQLMNYAGLAAEFEKTFSGTKDYYGNFQPHYIDTLVMGRLAFAADPEVTSYKLELVASKLGVELDDAHDAAADVTATLDILGVYTSRLRQTEGAAIATQKKEKTRKYFKI, from the coding sequence ATGGCACCCAAGACAGAACAGAAGATATATGTAGGCATCGGGCTGGACTTCGAGACCGGAGGGCTGGACTGCCGTGAATGCGCCTGTACACAGATCGCCCTGCAAGCCGTCCGTTTCGACACATGGCAGGTATTCGACCGCTATCAGGCGTATATCGCCCCCTACGGGAAACAGGACGCGGGGCTTCCCCGACGCAAGGTGTTGCGTACCCGCCATGAACAGGCGAAAGAACCGGAATATGTCCCGATGAAGTACGAACAGACGGCATTGGACTATTCCGCCATTACCATGGAGATGCTGCGCACACAGGGTGTGGACATGAAGAAAGTCGCCGGAGAAGTCATCGCCTTCGCCAAACGCAGCACCCTCTCGAAGGGCTATCAGTGCAAGCCCGTGCTGGTCGGACAGAACATCGCTTTCGATATCGGATTCCTGCAACAGCTGATGAACTATGCCGGACTGGCCGCCGAGTTTGAAAAGACCTTTTCCGGTACCAAGGACTATTACGGCAACTTCCAGCCGCACTACATCGACACGCTTGTCATGGGACGGTTGGCTTTTGCCGCTGATCCGGAGGTTACTTCGTATAAACTGGAACTGGTAGCCTCAAAATTGGGGGTGGAACTGGACGATGCCCACGATGCGGCTGCGGATGTGACGGCCACGCTTGACATCCTGGGGGTCTATACCTCCCGTCTGCGCCAGACGGAAGGGGCGGCAATCGCTACACAGAAGAAAGAGAAAACCCGTAAATATTTCAAGATATGA
- a CDS encoding DUF5106 domain-containing protein, producing MKILNLTFFACLFCAGIASCSYAQRQKKTKEFRLPDVPVTLTAPEDRAAYLSLHYWDHFDFADTSLISRPEITEQAFVDFLSILPYTNQAPAAVDTLFRRAATGQEMLYHFIGLSDKYLYESNSPMHDEELHILVLRALLDNPRLSDTDKARPRYLLEMAMKNRPGDVAADFTVTCRDGRHRQLSGIKADYVLVYFNDPDCEDCRRVKELLSSSPVVNGLLESGRLKLLSMCVEGKTPAWEKEDFPKNWIDGYDDGQRLTREQVYDLKAMPTLYLLDAEKRVILKDASFKQVEEWLSGKNAS from the coding sequence ATGAAAATTTTGAATCTTACCTTTTTTGCGTGTCTCTTCTGTGCAGGAATCGCATCCTGTTCATATGCCCAGCGGCAGAAGAAGACCAAGGAATTCCGTCTGCCTGACGTGCCTGTCACGCTGACGGCGCCCGAAGACCGTGCCGCCTATCTTTCCCTGCATTATTGGGACCACTTCGATTTTGCCGATACATCACTTATCTCCCGACCTGAAATCACCGAGCAGGCCTTTGTCGATTTCCTCAGCATCCTGCCCTATACCAATCAGGCACCGGCTGCCGTTGACACCCTTTTCCGCCGCGCCGCAACCGGACAGGAGATGCTGTACCACTTCATCGGGCTGAGTGACAAGTACCTCTACGAATCCAACTCACCCATGCATGACGAAGAACTGCATATCCTCGTATTGCGGGCACTGCTGGACAATCCCCGCCTGTCCGATACGGACAAGGCACGTCCCCGCTACCTGTTGGAAATGGCCATGAAGAACCGTCCGGGAGACGTGGCGGCGGATTTTACCGTCACCTGCCGGGACGGCAGGCACAGGCAGCTTTCCGGCATAAAGGCCGATTACGTGCTGGTCTACTTCAACGACCCCGATTGCGAGGACTGCCGCCGGGTGAAGGAATTGCTCTCCTCGTCCCCGGTTGTGAACGGGCTGTTGGAATCCGGTCGCCTGAAGCTGCTTTCCATGTGCGTGGAGGGAAAGACCCCCGCATGGGAAAAGGAGGATTTTCCCAAGAACTGGATCGACGGCTATGACGACGGGCAGCGGCTTACCCGTGAACAGGTGTACGACCTCAAGGCGATGCCGACCCTTTACCTGCTCGATGCGGAAAAACGGGTGATACTCAAGGACGCTTCGTTCAAGCAGGTGGAAGAATGGTTGTCCGGAAAAAACGCTTCATGA
- a CDS encoding FimB/Mfa2 family fimbrial subunit translates to MKLTNIVFCLTLLAGAATSCIREDLDDCLSTNTLLLSYKGDGTTEIFPDKICRVEMFVFDAENRCVNSSILPEEQVKGRTATLPPLAAGDYRIVCLGNTHHTKVDGIASGDFGRMLFAAGDYFDEKQVTGNDSLYYATTSYTVLPYSGDEEANQTKTIEFASSHYDLSVEVAGVPAPGTRAGSLPVLEICGVSPCTDFENRACGEATDYLLETEYEAGKALLTARTNIMRHKDHENVNIRLSAAPNGEPLAEVNLARFLADNPVIDCSKHEVLIPIRIEFKSGEITVSVPEWYIEQVKPEF, encoded by the coding sequence ATGAAATTGACGAATATTGTTTTCTGCCTGACGTTGCTCGCCGGAGCTGCCACATCCTGCATCCGTGAGGATTTGGACGACTGCCTGAGCACGAACACGCTGTTGCTCAGCTACAAGGGTGACGGCACCACGGAGATATTCCCCGACAAGATCTGCCGGGTGGAAATGTTCGTATTCGATGCAGAGAATCGATGCGTCAATTCGAGTATCTTACCAGAGGAACAGGTTAAGGGCCGCACGGCCACGCTTCCCCCGCTCGCTGCCGGAGACTACCGGATTGTCTGTCTGGGGAACACCCACCACACGAAGGTCGATGGCATCGCCTCGGGCGATTTCGGCCGGATGCTTTTTGCCGCCGGGGATTATTTCGACGAGAAACAGGTTACCGGCAACGATTCACTTTACTATGCTACGACCTCTTATACCGTACTGCCTTACAGCGGTGATGAAGAGGCAAACCAAACCAAAACCATAGAGTTCGCCAGCTCTCACTACGATCTGTCGGTGGAAGTGGCCGGAGTTCCTGCCCCGGGAACCCGCGCAGGCTCGTTGCCTGTGCTTGAGATATGCGGAGTCTCGCCCTGTACCGATTTTGAGAATCGGGCCTGTGGGGAGGCAACCGACTATTTGCTTGAAACCGAATACGAGGCCGGAAAAGCGTTGCTCACGGCCCGTACCAACATAATGCGTCACAAGGACCACGAGAATGTGAACATCCGCCTGAGCGCCGCCCCGAACGGGGAACCGCTGGCAGAAGTCAACCTCGCCAGGTTCCTTGCCGACAATCCCGTCATAGACTGTTCCAAACACGAAGTGCTCATCCCGATACGCATCGAGTTCAAGTCGGGAGAAATCACGGTAAGCGTACCCGAATGGTACATCGAACAAGTGAAACCTGAGTTTTAG
- a CDS encoding helix-hairpin-helix domain-containing protein, translating into MWRADIPPSRKADIDVDYASDRRQEIKDYLEERYNADGRQRVFSAGTFTTMKLKAALKDVARVHRVPHSIVNYITAMIDDGTDWTGLFRQAASNRKLRDFIQTYPLVIEDVQGLLGQPKAASIHASAIVVTPDTRDGRPAECFDFLPVRKMDGALVSEFDGYSVDEIGLLKEDVLATKELAKLSAVIALVNRNFRQELTIGRITQDMLEDGKTYRLLSDGNTQNVFQFSSPGITRFIQDVRPECIEDLIAINALYRPATLDIGATDDYVRFRRGEVAPVYNYGCYEATKNTFGIMVYQEQFMSVAHTLGGFDLGKTDYLRKAIGKKKADLMATLKADFIAGAVGNGCPDYEAEEIWHKIEVAGKYSFNRSHAAAYALTAYCGAWLKANYPSAFYTVALQWADDKEIPSLMAEMERCSSAKIVPPDINRSGTEFFTDYATDEIFWSLTRIKQVGVKTVEYIVTERDRGGAYTGIENFIHRIFRYKLKKYSYWDDPDNAEEAVKVPVNARHVKHMILAGCFDRIEKVGAVTERCALLERAARELGFSLSEKDFPQDMRGRHFFWSQQQIAVSGIGSIDYRRIFNNSEARRQVKGKASYLTLDEVARDENDGRRATVCATVVDVTEHTYKDRETGSRKRFAKLTLSQNNRLAECVCWNDYYMEHHTVIQSLKDRVVILTAVIRYSDYNGCNTLQTYRNSLLFIQS; encoded by the coding sequence TTGTGGAGGGCGGACATTCCGCCCTCCCGTAAGGCGGATATAGATGTCGACTATGCCTCCGACCGGCGGCAGGAGATCAAGGATTATCTGGAAGAACGGTACAACGCGGACGGCCGCCAGCGTGTCTTTTCCGCCGGCACCTTTACCACGATGAAACTGAAAGCCGCCTTGAAGGACGTGGCCCGCGTACACCGCGTGCCTCACTCCATCGTGAACTATATTACCGCCATGATAGATGACGGCACGGACTGGACTGGACTGTTCAGACAGGCTGCCTCCAACAGAAAACTTCGGGACTTTATCCAGACCTATCCGCTGGTCATCGAGGACGTGCAAGGATTGCTCGGACAGCCCAAAGCGGCCTCCATACACGCCTCGGCCATCGTTGTCACACCGGACACGCGGGACGGCAGGCCCGCCGAATGCTTCGATTTCCTGCCGGTCCGCAAGATGGACGGGGCACTGGTATCGGAGTTCGACGGCTATTCGGTCGATGAGATCGGATTGTTGAAGGAGGATGTGCTGGCGACAAAGGAACTTGCCAAACTGAGTGCCGTCATCGCGTTGGTCAACCGGAATTTCAGGCAGGAACTCACCATCGGGCGTATCACGCAGGATATGCTGGAAGACGGGAAGACCTACCGGCTGCTCTCGGACGGTAACACGCAGAATGTGTTCCAGTTCTCTTCGCCGGGCATTACCCGGTTTATCCAGGATGTACGGCCGGAGTGTATCGAGGACCTGATCGCCATCAATGCCCTGTACCGTCCCGCCACACTCGACATCGGCGCCACCGATGATTATGTCCGTTTCAGGCGTGGCGAGGTGGCCCCGGTCTATAACTACGGCTGTTATGAAGCGACGAAGAACACTTTCGGAATCATGGTCTACCAGGAGCAGTTCATGTCCGTTGCCCATACGCTCGGGGGATTCGACCTCGGGAAGACCGACTACCTGCGCAAGGCCATAGGAAAGAAGAAAGCCGACCTGATGGCCACGCTGAAGGCGGATTTCATTGCCGGAGCCGTCGGAAACGGATGCCCGGACTATGAGGCGGAGGAAATCTGGCACAAGATAGAGGTAGCCGGGAAATATTCGTTCAACCGTTCCCATGCCGCGGCATACGCCCTGACAGCCTATTGCGGGGCATGGCTCAAGGCCAATTACCCCTCGGCATTCTACACGGTGGCATTGCAATGGGCGGACGACAAGGAGATTCCTTCGTTGATGGCGGAGATGGAACGCTGCTCGTCGGCCAAGATCGTGCCGCCGGACATCAACCGCTCCGGGACGGAGTTCTTCACCGACTATGCCACCGATGAAATCTTCTGGTCGCTTACCCGTATCAAACAGGTCGGTGTCAAGACAGTGGAATACATCGTCACGGAACGCGACCGGGGCGGGGCATATACCGGTATCGAGAACTTCATCCACCGCATATTCCGTTACAAACTCAAGAAATACAGTTACTGGGACGACCCCGACAACGCGGAAGAGGCCGTGAAAGTCCCCGTGAACGCCCGGCATGTCAAGCACATGATCCTTGCCGGATGCTTCGACCGTATCGAAAAAGTCGGGGCGGTTACCGAACGCTGCGCGCTGCTCGAACGCGCAGCACGGGAACTGGGATTCTCCCTTTCTGAAAAAGACTTCCCGCAGGACATGCGCGGGCGGCATTTCTTCTGGTCGCAGCAGCAGATTGCCGTGTCGGGCATAGGCAGCATCGATTATCGCCGCATCTTCAACAATTCGGAAGCCCGCAGGCAGGTCAAGGGAAAAGCCTCTTACCTGACCCTGGACGAGGTGGCACGGGACGAGAACGACGGCAGGCGTGCGACTGTCTGCGCCACGGTGGTGGATGTAACCGAACATACCTACAAGGACAGGGAGACGGGAAGCCGGAAGCGTTTCGCCAAGCTGACACTCTCCCAGAACAACCGTCTGGCGGAATGTGTATGCTGGAACGACTATTACATGGAACACCACACCGTGATCCAGTCGCTCAAAGACCGGGTGGTCATCCTCACTGCCGTCATCCGTTACAGCGACTACAACGGATGCAATACATTACAGACCTATAGGAACTCATTGTTATTCATTCAATCCTGA
- a CDS encoding site-specific integrase, with amino-acid sequence MATIKVKFRASSVEMKEGSLYYQVIHNRLVRQVHTGYRLFPSEWDAGISEVVVASGTEEGRRNYLLSMKTAIADDLSRLRSIIARLERSDTGYTADKVVELFSSPADCGGFLSFARQLIQELKKIGKRRTAETYTTALNSFLRFRGERDLLFEEVDSNLMVEYETFLKGINVCPNSSSFYMRNLRAIYNRAVERELTVQRYPFKHVYTGVDKTVKRAVPLKVIRRIRDLDLTLSPVLDYARDLFMFSFYTRGMAFVDMAYLKKKDLQNGVLSYRRQKTGQQLFIKWEKPMQEIVDKYDTSGTPYLLPIIRDMDTDARKQYKNAAHLVNDKLKRIGQQLGLVIPLTSYVARHAWASIAKSKNIPISTISEAMGHDSENTTRIYLASLDTSIVDKANSLILKSL; translated from the coding sequence ATGGCAACAATAAAAGTTAAATTCCGTGCCTCTTCCGTCGAGATGAAGGAAGGCTCGCTCTACTATCAAGTGATTCACAACCGTCTGGTAAGACAAGTGCATACCGGCTACAGGCTTTTCCCTTCGGAATGGGATGCCGGCATTTCCGAGGTCGTGGTGGCTTCCGGCACAGAAGAGGGACGCAGGAATTACCTGCTCTCCATGAAGACCGCCATAGCAGACGATCTGTCCCGGCTCAGAAGTATCATCGCACGACTCGAACGTTCCGACACGGGATATACCGCCGACAAGGTGGTGGAATTGTTCTCCTCTCCGGCTGACTGTGGCGGTTTCCTTTCCTTTGCACGACAACTCATACAGGAACTGAAAAAGATAGGCAAAAGGCGCACGGCCGAAACGTATACGACCGCCTTGAACAGTTTTTTGCGTTTCCGGGGCGAGCGAGACCTGCTGTTCGAGGAGGTGGACTCCAACCTGATGGTGGAATACGAGACCTTTCTGAAAGGTATCAACGTCTGCCCGAACTCCTCCTCTTTTTACATGCGCAACCTGCGTGCCATCTATAACCGTGCGGTGGAAAGGGAACTGACCGTACAGCGCTATCCCTTCAAACATGTCTACACGGGCGTGGACAAAACGGTGAAACGTGCCGTCCCGCTGAAAGTAATCCGCCGGATACGGGATCTGGACCTGACGCTCAGTCCAGTGCTGGATTATGCGAGAGATCTGTTCATGTTTTCATTTTACACCCGGGGAATGGCATTTGTGGATATGGCTTACCTGAAAAAGAAGGATTTGCAGAACGGGGTGCTGAGCTATCGCCGTCAGAAAACGGGACAGCAGCTTTTTATCAAGTGGGAGAAACCCATGCAGGAGATTGTCGACAAGTACGATACGTCCGGGACTCCTTATCTGCTGCCGATCATCCGGGATATGGATACGGATGCCCGAAAGCAATACAAGAACGCCGCCCATCTTGTCAATGACAAACTGAAAAGAATAGGCCAGCAGTTAGGGCTTGTCATACCGCTGACAAGCTATGTTGCAAGGCACGCCTGGGCTTCTATTGCAAAGAGCAAGAACATTCCAATCTCTACCATCAGCGAAGCGATGGGGCACGATTCGGAGAATACCACGCGTATCTACCTTGCCTCGTTAGACACATCGATTGTTGACAAGGCCAACAGCCTTATTCTAAAATCACTGTAA
- a CDS encoding DUF3868 domain-containing protein — translation MRRIYILLLLILACCPMMLHAENETSYLSLIGIRQGGVVKQGRTVELKMSVDLSKAKIRTQHTVALTPVLMSADSSREIAFPPIVIDGKTRHKVYLRAQRLESVEFPPFHNDSAQVIIRHSSKEQHYDYAATVPYERWMLDGRVEIREEVHGCVNCDKGKAERPLWAGILPAYVPDYKLDSIAPEPEPVKVRAETRTARLQFRQDSYNILPGFKNNRAELGTVSNSIELVKKNTDVKIIGIYITGYASPEGSMAHNMTLSENRAKALADYIRRHDAISPDMLHVDWKGEDWEGFVRALGDFPNLLKRDEVYEIIERYPDERDFCELQLQKLVPPTIYHRLLTEIYPALRRNEYRIEYNVRNFNLEEARRMVDERPDLLSLSEMYKVAGSYGKGTPEYDKVMATAVRYFPASPAALNENAVNAISREEYAAAVELLEKSEVTAKSAELLTTLGVAYAGAGQYDKAEDAFRRAAEAGSETARHNLEEVRQVIDQL, via the coding sequence ATGAGACGCATATACATCCTATTATTGCTGATATTGGCATGTTGTCCCATGATGTTACATGCCGAAAATGAAACCAGTTACCTGTCTTTGATCGGGATTCGTCAGGGAGGGGTTGTCAAACAGGGTCGCACGGTAGAGCTGAAGATGTCCGTCGATTTGAGCAAGGCGAAAATCCGTACGCAGCACACCGTGGCGCTGACACCCGTACTCATGTCGGCGGACAGTAGCCGCGAAATAGCCTTTCCCCCGATAGTCATCGACGGCAAGACCCGTCACAAGGTTTACTTGCGGGCGCAGCGCCTCGAAAGCGTGGAGTTCCCCCCTTTCCATAATGATTCCGCACAGGTAATCATACGCCACAGCAGCAAGGAGCAGCATTACGATTATGCGGCCACTGTGCCCTACGAGCGTTGGATGCTCGACGGACGGGTCGAGATCCGCGAAGAGGTACACGGTTGCGTGAACTGCGACAAGGGAAAGGCGGAGCGTCCCCTGTGGGCGGGCATACTCCCTGCCTATGTTCCCGATTACAAGCTCGACAGCATAGCCCCTGAACCTGAACCCGTGAAAGTACGTGCCGAAACCCGCACCGCCCGGTTACAGTTCCGGCAGGACAGTTATAATATATTGCCCGGATTCAAGAACAACCGTGCCGAACTGGGCACCGTTTCCAACTCCATCGAGCTGGTAAAGAAGAATACCGACGTCAAGATTATCGGCATCTACATCACAGGTTACGCCTCTCCCGAGGGTAGCATGGCGCACAATATGACCTTGTCCGAGAACCGTGCCAAGGCACTGGCCGACTATATCCGCCGCCACGATGCCATATCGCCCGACATGCTCCACGTTGACTGGAAAGGCGAGGACTGGGAAGGTTTCGTCCGTGCGCTCGGCGACTTCCCGAACCTGCTCAAGCGCGACGAGGTGTATGAAATCATCGAACGCTATCCCGACGAACGGGACTTCTGCGAGTTGCAGCTCCAGAAACTCGTGCCGCCGACCATTTACCACAGGCTGCTCACCGAGATATACCCCGCGTTGCGCCGCAACGAGTACCGCATCGAGTACAACGTGCGCAACTTCAACCTCGAAGAGGCTCGCCGCATGGTCGATGAGCGTCCCGACCTGTTGAGCCTGTCGGAAATGTACAAGGTGGCCGGTTCCTACGGGAAAGGCACGCCCGAATACGACAAGGTGATGGCCACCGCGGTACGCTATTTCCCCGCTTCACCCGCCGCGCTCAACGAGAATGCCGTGAACGCCATCTCCCGCGAGGAGTATGCCGCGGCAGTAGAGTTGCTCGAAAAATCGGAAGTCACCGCAAAATCTGCCGAGTTACTGACTACGCTCGGCGTGGCATACGCCGGAGCCGGACAATACGACAAGGCGGAGGACGCGTTCCGGCGTGCTGCGGAGGCAGGCTCGGAGACTGCCCGGCATAACCTCGAAGAGGTGCGGCAGGTCATCGACCAGTTATAG
- a CDS encoding DUF3575 domain-containing protein, whose protein sequence is MKKLIFGVFLAVCWCTGTVKAQDIAVKTNLLYWSSTTPNLSLEFGLGKRTTLDLTGAYNPWTLNKDKNKKIKHWMVMPEFRYWLCERYNGHFFGLHSGYAFYNISGVRIPFQSKSTKDHRYQGWATGLGLSYGYSWILGKRWNLEATLGLGYVYTQYDKYECATCGKFKGNKDKHYFGPTKAGISLIYIIK, encoded by the coding sequence ATGAAAAAATTGATCTTCGGTGTTTTTCTTGCGGTTTGTTGGTGCACGGGCACTGTCAAAGCGCAGGATATCGCAGTAAAGACCAATCTATTGTATTGGTCTAGTACCACGCCCAACTTGAGTCTGGAATTTGGGCTGGGCAAACGCACGACCCTTGACCTCACGGGCGCCTACAACCCGTGGACGCTGAATAAGGACAAGAACAAGAAAATCAAACACTGGATGGTAATGCCGGAGTTCCGCTACTGGCTCTGTGAACGCTATAACGGTCATTTCTTCGGCCTGCACAGCGGCTACGCGTTCTACAACATCAGTGGCGTGAGAATCCCGTTTCAAAGCAAGTCCACGAAGGATCACCGTTATCAGGGTTGGGCTACGGGTCTCGGATTGTCGTATGGCTACTCGTGGATTTTGGGCAAACGCTGGAACCTCGAAGCCACGCTCGGTCTGGGCTACGTCTACACGCAATACGACAAGTACGAGTGTGCCACTTGCGGCAAGTTCAAGGGCAACAAGGACAAGCATTATTTCGGCCCGACCAAGGCGGGCATCTCCCTGATATACATAATCAAATAA